In Nomascus leucogenys isolate Asia chromosome 8, Asia_NLE_v1, whole genome shotgun sequence, a single genomic region encodes these proteins:
- the LOC100593795 gene encoding cytochrome c oxidase assembly protein COX14: protein MPTGKQLADIGYKTFSASMMLLTVYGGYLCSVRVYHYFQWRRAQRRAAEEQKTSGVM, encoded by the coding sequence ATGCCAACTGGCAAGCAGCTAGCTGACATTGGCTATAAGACCTTCTCTGCCTCCATGATGCTCCTCACTGTGTACGGGGGGTACCTCTGCAGTGTCCGAGTCTACCACTATTTCCAGTGGCGCAGGGCCCAGCGCCGGGCCGCAGAAGAACAGAAGACCTCAGGAGTCATGTAG